The following are from one region of the Pseudomonas lalucatii genome:
- a CDS encoding TonB-dependent receptor yields the protein MRKCGKGKGSLPQRRLLASAIGLAMASWAGAGMAAQSGEAVELGSVTVNGQQEDGYKVDKASSPKYSAPLLDTPQTITVVPRAVIEEQNALSLRQVLSNVSGITFAAGEGGGGLGDSINIRGFGANNSIQIDGLRDSAQTTRNDSFNLEAVEVIKGPSSTYGGAGATGGVVNLVSKTPEARAFNRASVGLGTDNYQRLTADLNQPLDELEGAALRLNLMGHQNEVAGREHIDLERWGVAPSLSFGMDGPTRLTLSYFRQSDKNLPDYGLPARNGEVLAGVDRDNYYGFHNIDTEETDVDAFTVEFEHDFNDRLSFSNLARYMETQRLTVVSASHINVSGQPVGRYVPAGPQGHGRDYDTSLAINQSNLTWRFNTGPLAHTLVSGLEVSREDYARTTFTHGLDFSGRNFDIFNPPGYYTGPTNKQDTARVEAQLDGEAVYLFDTIALNEQWDLSAGLRYDHVEGEAKNASIAAVPGYGNQYSWSDDLESSDEVVSSRLGLVYKPADNGRIYLAWGNSFNPSAEDLASRGAGLAANNQDLDPEENETWELGTKWELLDQRLALNAAIFRVTKTNGRVANSDPLGDPIILDGKQRVDGLELGVSGKLSARWDVFANYTYLDSEIIKAAAADVAQEGQALANTPPHSFSLWSTYQLAPAWELGYGAQYVGKRNVTNVDTAKVAEYWVHSAMLGYQVSDALELQLNVRNLFDEEYYDRIRGSIGTDARSSALVPGEGRTAILAANFSF from the coding sequence ATGCGCAAGTGTGGCAAGGGTAAGGGCAGTCTGCCGCAGCGTCGTCTACTGGCTTCGGCCATCGGTCTGGCCATGGCCTCCTGGGCCGGTGCCGGCATGGCCGCGCAGAGCGGCGAGGCGGTCGAGCTCGGCAGCGTGACGGTCAACGGCCAGCAGGAGGACGGTTACAAGGTCGACAAGGCCTCCTCGCCGAAGTACAGCGCGCCGCTGCTCGACACCCCGCAGACCATCACCGTGGTGCCGCGGGCGGTGATCGAGGAACAGAACGCCCTGAGCCTGCGCCAGGTGCTGTCCAACGTCTCCGGCATCACCTTCGCCGCCGGCGAGGGCGGCGGTGGCCTGGGCGACAGCATCAACATCCGCGGCTTCGGCGCCAACAACAGCATCCAGATCGACGGCCTGCGCGACAGCGCCCAGACCACCCGCAACGACAGCTTCAACCTGGAAGCGGTGGAAGTGATCAAGGGCCCCAGCTCGACCTACGGCGGCGCCGGCGCCACCGGCGGGGTGGTCAACCTGGTCAGCAAGACGCCCGAGGCGCGTGCCTTCAACCGCGCCAGCGTCGGCCTGGGCACCGACAACTACCAGCGCCTGACCGCGGACCTCAACCAGCCGCTCGACGAGCTCGAGGGCGCGGCGTTGCGCCTCAACCTGATGGGCCACCAGAACGAGGTGGCCGGGCGCGAGCATATCGACCTCGAGCGCTGGGGTGTCGCCCCTTCCCTGAGCTTCGGCATGGACGGCCCGACCCGCCTGACCCTGAGCTACTTCCGCCAGTCCGACAAGAACCTGCCGGACTACGGCCTGCCGGCGCGCAACGGCGAGGTGCTGGCCGGCGTGGATCGCGACAACTACTACGGCTTCCACAACATCGACACCGAAGAGACCGACGTCGATGCCTTCACGGTCGAGTTCGAGCACGATTTCAACGACCGGCTGAGCTTCAGCAACCTGGCCCGCTACATGGAGACCCAGCGCCTCACCGTGGTGTCGGCCTCGCACATCAACGTCTCCGGCCAGCCGGTCGGCCGCTACGTGCCGGCGGGCCCCCAGGGCCATGGCCGCGACTACGACACCAGCCTGGCGATCAACCAGAGCAACCTGACCTGGCGCTTCAACACCGGCCCCCTGGCCCACACCCTGGTGAGCGGCCTGGAAGTCTCCCGCGAGGACTACGCGCGCACCACCTTCACCCATGGCCTGGACTTCAGCGGGCGCAATTTCGATATCTTCAACCCGCCGGGCTACTACACCGGGCCGACCAACAAGCAGGACACCGCGCGGGTCGAGGCGCAACTCGACGGCGAGGCCGTCTACCTGTTCGACACCATCGCCCTCAACGAGCAGTGGGACCTCAGCGCCGGCCTGCGTTACGACCATGTCGAGGGCGAGGCGAAGAACGCCAGCATCGCCGCGGTGCCGGGCTACGGCAACCAGTACAGCTGGAGCGACGACCTGGAGTCCTCCGACGAGGTGGTCAGCAGCCGTCTCGGCCTGGTCTACAAGCCGGCCGACAATGGCCGCATCTACCTGGCCTGGGGCAACTCGTTCAATCCCTCGGCCGAAGACCTGGCCTCCCGCGGTGCCGGCCTGGCCGCCAACAATCAGGACCTCGATCCCGAGGAAAACGAGACCTGGGAGCTGGGCACCAAATGGGAGCTGCTCGACCAGCGTCTGGCCCTGAATGCCGCCATCTTCCGGGTGACCAAGACCAACGGGCGGGTCGCCAACAGCGACCCGCTGGGCGACCCGATCATCCTCGACGGCAAGCAGCGGGTCGATGGCCTCGAGCTGGGCGTCTCCGGCAAGCTGAGTGCGCGCTGGGACGTATTCGCCAACTACACCTACCTCGACAGCGAGATCATCAAGGCGGCCGCCGCCGACGTTGCCCAGGAGGGCCAGGCCTTGGCCAACACGCCGCCGCATTCGTTCAGCCTGTGGAGCACCTACCAGCTGGCGCCGGCCTGGGAGCTGGGCTACGGCGCGCAGTACGTCGGCAAGCGCAACGTGACCAACGTCGACACCGCCAAGGTCGCCGAATACTGGGTGCACAGCGCCATGCTGGGCTACCAGGTCAGCGATGCGCTGGAGCTGCAGCTGAACGTGCGCAACCTGTTCGACGAGGAGTACTACGACCGGATTCGCGGCAGCATCGGCACCGATGCCCGCTCCTCGGCCCTGGTGCCGGGCGAGGGGCGCACCGCGATCCTGGCGGCCAACTTCTCCTTCTAG
- a CDS encoding type III PLP-dependent enzyme, whose amino-acid sequence MPIEVEDYYPRETFQKMKAFADKQETPFVVIDTQIISQAYDDLRAGFEFAKIYYAVKANPAVEIIELLKDKGSNFDIASIYELDKVMGCGVGPERISYGNTIKKARDVRYFYEKGVRMFATDSEADLRNIAKAAPGSKIYVRILTEGSTSADWPLSRKFGCQTDMALDLLILAKQLGLVPYGISFHVGSQQRDIDVWDAAIAKVKVIFERLKEEDGIELKMINMGGGFPANYITRTNSLETYAEEIIRFLKDDFGDDLPEIILEPGRSLISNSGILVSEVVLVSRKSRTAVERWVYTDVGKFSGLIETMDEAIKFPIWTEKKGEMEEVVIAGPTCDSADIMYEHYKYGLPLNLAIGDRLYWLSTGAYTTSYSAVEFNGFPPLKAFYL is encoded by the coding sequence ATGCCGATTGAGGTTGAAGACTACTACCCGCGCGAAACCTTCCAGAAGATGAAGGCCTTCGCCGACAAGCAAGAAACCCCCTTCGTGGTGATCGACACGCAGATCATCAGCCAGGCCTACGACGACCTGCGCGCCGGTTTCGAGTTCGCCAAGATCTACTACGCGGTCAAGGCCAACCCGGCGGTGGAGATCATCGAGCTGCTCAAGGACAAGGGCTCGAACTTCGACATCGCCTCGATCTACGAGCTGGACAAGGTCATGGGCTGCGGCGTCGGTCCCGAGCGCATCAGCTACGGCAACACCATCAAGAAAGCCCGCGACGTGCGCTACTTCTACGAGAAGGGCGTGCGCATGTTCGCCACCGACTCCGAAGCGGACCTGCGCAACATCGCCAAGGCGGCGCCGGGCTCGAAGATCTACGTGCGCATCCTCACCGAGGGCTCGACCTCGGCCGACTGGCCGCTGTCGCGCAAGTTCGGCTGCCAGACCGACATGGCCCTGGACCTGCTGATCCTGGCCAAGCAGCTGGGCCTGGTGCCCTACGGCATTTCCTTCCACGTCGGCTCGCAGCAGCGCGACATCGACGTGTGGGACGCGGCCATCGCCAAGGTCAAGGTGATCTTCGAGCGGCTCAAGGAAGAAGACGGCATCGAGCTGAAGATGATCAACATGGGCGGCGGCTTCCCGGCCAACTACATCACCCGCACCAACAGCCTGGAAACCTACGCCGAGGAGATCATCCGCTTCCTCAAGGACGACTTCGGCGACGACCTGCCGGAAATCATCCTCGAGCCGGGCCGTTCGCTGATCTCCAACTCCGGCATCCTGGTCAGCGAAGTGGTGCTGGTGTCGCGCAAGTCGCGTACCGCCGTGGAGCGCTGGGTGTACACCGACGTGGGCAAGTTCAGCGGCCTGATCGAAACCATGGACGAGGCGATCAAGTTCCCGATCTGGACCGAGAAGAAGGGCGAGATGGAAGAGGTGGTGATCGCCGGTCCCACCTGCGACAGCGCCGACATCATGTACGAGCACTACAAGTACGGCCTGCCGCTGAACCTGGCCATCGGCGATCGCCTCTACTGGCTGTCCACCGGCGCCTACACCACCAGCTACAGCGCGGTGGAGTTCAACGGCTTCCCGCCGCTGAAGGCCTTCTACCTCTAG
- the pxpB gene encoding 5-oxoprolinase subunit PxpB produces MIRLEPAGAEALLLVLAEEPDERLAQRLALLATRIRAELGPLLRDLVPGWTSLLLHYDLSRTDHEQLTARLTPLLDLWLAEAPGRAAGRLHEIPIWYAGADLAEVAHSCRLSVAQVIELHSAGEYRVGAIGFAPGFAYLGELHERLVLPRRATPRPRVPAGSLAIAERQTAVYPQASPGGWHLLGLCPWRLFDAARQPPCPLALGDRVRFVAIDEQTFRAAGGPL; encoded by the coding sequence GTGATCCGTCTCGAGCCGGCCGGCGCCGAGGCCCTGTTGCTGGTGCTGGCCGAGGAGCCCGATGAGCGCCTGGCGCAGCGCCTGGCCCTGCTGGCCACGCGCATCCGCGCCGAGCTGGGCCCGCTGCTCCGCGATCTGGTGCCGGGCTGGACCAGCCTGCTGCTGCACTACGACCTGAGCCGCACCGATCACGAGCAGCTGACCGCGCGCCTGACCCCGCTGCTCGACCTGTGGCTCGCCGAGGCCCCGGGCCGCGCCGCCGGGCGCCTGCACGAGATCCCCATCTGGTATGCCGGCGCGGACCTGGCCGAGGTGGCGCACTCGTGCCGGCTGAGCGTCGCCCAGGTGATCGAGCTGCACAGCGCCGGCGAGTACCGGGTCGGCGCCATCGGCTTCGCCCCGGGCTTCGCCTACCTCGGCGAGCTGCACGAGCGCCTGGTGCTGCCGCGCCGGGCCACCCCGCGCCCCCGGGTGCCGGCCGGCAGCCTGGCCATCGCCGAACGCCAGACCGCGGTCTATCCCCAGGCCTCGCCCGGCGGCTGGCACCTGCTCGGCCTGTGTCCCTGGCGCCTGTTCGATGCGGCGCGTCAGCCGCCCTGTCCCCTGGCCCTGGGGGACAGGGTGCGCTTCGTGGCGATCGACGAACAGACCTTTCGCGCCGCGGGCGGACCGCTGTGA
- a CDS encoding 5-oxoprolinase subunit PxpA, producing the protein MNRRILLNCDMGESFGAWTMGDDALAMPLVDQANLACGFHAADPLCMQRTVELAVRHGVRIGAHPSYPDLAGFGRRHLACSPEEVTALVLYQLGALEAFCRAAGTQLAYVKPHGALYNDLVRDDALLAAVLDACALYRKGLPLMVLALADNRRELEFADAADVPLMFEAFADRAYLADGQLAPRRLSEAVHKEPQRILDQGLAIARGDPFADIDGKPLQLCADSLCVHGDNAESLAVLRRLRALLDAA; encoded by the coding sequence ATGAACAGACGAATACTGCTGAACTGCGACATGGGCGAGAGCTTCGGCGCCTGGACCATGGGCGACGATGCCCTGGCCATGCCCCTGGTCGACCAGGCCAACCTGGCCTGCGGTTTCCATGCCGCCGATCCGCTGTGCATGCAGCGCACCGTGGAGCTGGCGGTGCGGCACGGGGTGCGCATCGGCGCCCATCCGTCCTACCCGGACCTGGCCGGTTTCGGCCGTCGCCACCTGGCCTGCTCGCCCGAGGAGGTCACCGCGCTGGTGCTCTACCAGCTCGGCGCGCTGGAGGCCTTCTGCCGTGCCGCCGGCACCCAGCTGGCCTACGTCAAGCCCCATGGCGCGCTGTACAACGACCTGGTGCGCGACGATGCCCTGCTCGCCGCCGTGCTGGACGCCTGCGCCCTGTACCGCAAGGGCCTGCCGCTGATGGTGCTGGCCCTGGCCGACAACCGCCGCGAACTGGAGTTCGCCGATGCCGCCGACGTGCCGCTGATGTTCGAGGCCTTCGCCGACCGCGCCTACCTGGCCGACGGCCAGCTGGCGCCGCGGCGCCTGAGCGAGGCGGTGCACAAGGAGCCGCAGCGCATCCTCGACCAGGGCCTGGCCATCGCCCGCGGCGATCCCTTCGCCGATATCGACGGCAAGCCGCTGCAGCTCTGTGCCGACAGCCTCTGCGTGCACGGCGACAATGCCGAGTCGCTGGCGGTGCTGCGGCGCCTGCGGGCGTTGCTGGACGCGGCGTGA
- a CDS encoding PepSY domain-containing protein gives MLKKTLFQLHWLFGISAGLVLALMGLTGALYSFEGEIMRALNPQVLRVEVREAGMLAPAELVARIEAAEGKTVSGLWVDGRDGNAARVFFTPPAGERRGPMRFFDPYSGELLGQPDGQAFFGLMLQLHRFLAMGETGKQITAASTLALLFFCLSGLYLRWPRRAASWRAWLTPDWAKRGRAFNWDLHAVAGTWCLLLYLLAGLTGLYWSYDWYREGMTRLLGDAPAGEQRGKPGERRGGRGEAPAGPPPSVDHGALWRSLQDAAGPGLAAWNLRLPAAAGQPATVFYLLEDAPHPRALNQITLDPASGAVSRHERYADKSLGAQLLTSVYALHTGEYFGLAGRILMLLASAAMPLFAITGWLLYLDRRRKKRAIRLARGAVGAAGDAQGWLIGFASQRGLAEQLAWHTAGQLQAAGMPVQVRALAELSEQALRQASRALFVVSTFGDGEAPDSARGFERRLLGRELALGELSYAVLALGDRQYRQFCGFARRLHDWLDQQGARRLFAPVEVDNGDHATLALWQRRLGELTGVTLGPPLEKPFVEWRLLARHCLNPAGTGAPTFLLRLQPPADADWRAGDILEVLPRNQCAQLPRDYSIASLPADGVLELIVRQERHGDGALGLGSGWLTAEAQPGQTLRARLRSNGAFHAPADDRPLILIGNGTGLAGLRALLKARIAMGHRRNWLLFGERQAAHDFYCREELQAWRAAGELARLDLAFSRDQAQKVYVQDRLGEAADELRAWVERGAAIYVCGSLEGMAAGVERVLREALGDAGLEQLREAGRYRRDVY, from the coding sequence GTGTTGAAGAAAACCCTGTTCCAGCTGCATTGGCTGTTCGGCATCAGTGCCGGCCTGGTGCTGGCCCTGATGGGCCTGACCGGCGCGCTCTATAGCTTCGAAGGCGAGATCATGCGCGCCCTCAATCCCCAGGTGCTGCGGGTCGAGGTGCGCGAGGCGGGGATGCTGGCCCCGGCCGAACTGGTGGCGAGGATCGAGGCGGCCGAGGGCAAGACGGTCTCCGGCCTGTGGGTCGATGGTCGCGACGGCAACGCGGCGCGGGTGTTCTTCACCCCGCCGGCGGGCGAGCGGCGCGGGCCGATGCGTTTCTTCGACCCCTACAGCGGCGAGCTGCTGGGCCAGCCCGATGGCCAGGCCTTCTTCGGCCTGATGCTGCAGCTGCACCGCTTCCTGGCCATGGGCGAGACGGGCAAGCAGATCACCGCCGCCAGCACCCTGGCGCTGCTGTTCTTCTGCCTGTCCGGCCTGTACCTGCGCTGGCCGCGCCGGGCCGCGAGCTGGCGCGCCTGGCTGACCCCCGACTGGGCGAAGCGGGGCCGTGCGTTCAACTGGGACCTGCACGCGGTGGCCGGCACCTGGTGCCTGCTGCTCTATCTGCTGGCCGGCCTGACCGGCCTGTACTGGTCCTACGACTGGTACCGCGAGGGCATGACCCGTCTGCTGGGCGATGCCCCGGCGGGCGAGCAGCGCGGCAAGCCGGGGGAGCGCCGTGGCGGGCGCGGCGAGGCGCCTGCCGGGCCGCCGCCGAGCGTCGACCATGGTGCGTTGTGGCGCAGCCTGCAGGACGCCGCCGGCCCCGGGCTGGCCGCCTGGAACCTGCGCCTGCCGGCGGCCGCGGGGCAGCCGGCGACGGTGTTCTACCTCCTCGAGGACGCGCCGCACCCGCGGGCGCTGAACCAGATCACCCTGGACCCGGCGAGCGGCGCGGTGTCCCGGCACGAACGCTACGCCGACAAGAGCCTCGGCGCGCAGCTGCTAACCAGCGTCTACGCCCTGCATACCGGCGAGTACTTCGGCCTGGCCGGGCGCATCCTGATGCTGCTGGCCAGCGCGGCCATGCCGTTGTTCGCCATCACCGGCTGGCTGCTGTACCTGGACCGGCGGCGCAAGAAGCGCGCGATCCGCCTCGCCCGGGGAGCCGTCGGCGCGGCCGGCGACGCCCAGGGCTGGCTGATCGGCTTCGCCAGCCAGCGCGGCCTGGCCGAACAGCTGGCCTGGCACACGGCCGGGCAGTTGCAGGCCGCCGGCATGCCGGTGCAGGTGCGCGCGCTGGCCGAGCTGAGCGAGCAGGCCCTGCGCCAGGCCAGTCGCGCCCTGTTCGTGGTCAGCACCTTCGGCGACGGCGAGGCGCCGGACAGCGCCCGGGGCTTCGAGCGCCGGCTGCTCGGCCGCGAGCTGGCGCTGGGCGAGCTGAGCTACGCGGTGCTGGCCCTGGGCGACCGCCAGTACCGGCAGTTCTGCGGCTTCGCCCGCCGCCTGCACGACTGGCTGGACCAGCAGGGGGCTCGCCGCCTGTTCGCGCCGGTGGAGGTGGATAACGGCGACCACGCCACGCTGGCCCTCTGGCAGCGCCGGCTCGGCGAGCTGACCGGGGTGACCCTGGGACCGCCGCTGGAAAAGCCCTTCGTCGAATGGCGCCTGCTCGCGCGCCACTGCCTGAACCCGGCCGGTACCGGGGCACCGACCTTCCTGCTGCGCCTGCAGCCGCCGGCCGACGCCGACTGGCGGGCCGGCGACATCCTCGAGGTGCTGCCGCGCAACCAGTGCGCGCAGCTGCCGCGGGACTACTCGATCGCCTCGCTGCCGGCCGACGGCGTGCTGGAGCTGATCGTGCGCCAGGAGCGCCACGGCGATGGCGCCCTCGGCCTGGGTTCGGGCTGGCTGACCGCCGAGGCGCAGCCCGGGCAGACGCTGCGGGCCCGGCTGCGCAGCAACGGCGCCTTCCATGCGCCGGCCGATGACCGGCCGCTGATCCTCATCGGCAACGGCACCGGCCTGGCCGGGTTGCGGGCGCTGCTCAAGGCGCGCATCGCCATGGGCCACAGGCGCAACTGGCTGCTGTTCGGCGAGCGCCAGGCGGCCCACGACTTCTACTGCCGCGAGGAGCTGCAGGCCTGGCGGGCCGCTGGCGAACTGGCCCGCCTGGACCTGGCCTTCTCCCGCGACCAGGCGCAGAAGGTCTATGTGCAGGATCGCCTGGGCGAGGCGGCGGACGAGCTGCGCGCCTGGGTCGAGCGCGGCGCGGCGATCTATGTCTGTGGCAGCCTGGAGGGCATGGCCGCCGGCGTCGAGCGGGTGCTGCGAGAAGCCCTCGGCGACGCCGGCCTGGAGCAGTTGCGCGAGGCCGGGCGCTATCGCCGCGACGTCTACTGA
- a CDS encoding Fe2+-dependent dioxygenase, producing MMVHIPQVLTPEQVAECRRLLQQAQWIDGKATAGFQSAMAKDNLQLPEDCPEAQAMGALILAALERNPLFVSAALPSKVFPPLFNCYQGGQSFGLHVDNAVREVRGTGQRIRTDLSATLFFTGPEEYDGGELLVEDTYGAHSVKLPAGDLILYPSTSLHRVKPVTRGARVCSFFWLQSMVRDDGQRSLLFDLDSSIQQLNRELGAGHASSVQLTGVYHNLLRRWAEL from the coding sequence ATGATGGTGCATATCCCCCAGGTCCTGACGCCCGAGCAGGTCGCCGAGTGCCGCCGATTGCTGCAGCAGGCGCAGTGGATCGACGGCAAGGCCACCGCCGGCTTCCAGTCGGCCATGGCCAAGGACAACCTGCAGCTGCCCGAGGACTGTCCCGAGGCCCAGGCCATGGGCGCGCTGATCCTCGCCGCGCTCGAGCGCAACCCGCTGTTCGTCTCGGCCGCCTTGCCGAGCAAGGTGTTCCCGCCGCTGTTCAACTGCTACCAGGGCGGCCAGTCGTTCGGCCTGCATGTGGACAACGCGGTGCGCGAGGTGCGCGGCACGGGCCAGCGCATCCGCACCGACCTGTCGGCCACGCTGTTCTTCACCGGTCCCGAGGAGTACGACGGCGGCGAGCTGCTGGTCGAGGACACCTACGGCGCCCACAGCGTCAAGCTGCCGGCCGGCGACCTGATCCTCTACCCGTCCACCAGCCTGCACCGGGTCAAGCCGGTGACCCGCGGGGCGCGGGTCTGTTCCTTCTTCTGGCTGCAGAGCATGGTCCGCGACGATGGCCAGCGCAGCCTGCTGTTCGACCTGGACTCGAGCATCCAGCAACTCAACCGCGAGCTGGGCGCCGGCCATGCCAGCAGCGTGCAGCTGACCGGGGTGTACCACAACCTGTTGCGGCGCTGGGCGGAGCTGTAG
- a CDS encoding biotin-dependent carboxyltransferase family protein: MSGLRVLRPGPLSLLQDGGRHGWQHLGVSPAGPLDRQAAAWANRLLDNPWGTPLLEITLGHVELESEVETWLALTGADVAASLDGRPLPPWSRFAIGVGQRLELGYARSGLRAYLAVAGGFRATAVLGSVSTQVREGLGGVHGGGEPLRAGDLLACRAAGLPRGLGVPWRYRPDYRATPLLRVITGGDAGRFDERQLQAFFARTWQLSPQSDRMGARLLGEALQPPRGQWSQGVARGAIQVPADGLPIILQADHQTMGGYPVLGWLHPLDLDRLAQCAPRHLLRFTPVSLADAQAELRVFYRFFGH, encoded by the coding sequence GTGAGCGGCCTGCGGGTGCTCAGGCCGGGGCCGTTGAGCCTGCTGCAGGACGGCGGCCGCCACGGCTGGCAGCACCTGGGCGTGTCGCCGGCAGGTCCCCTGGATCGCCAGGCCGCCGCCTGGGCCAATCGCCTGCTGGACAACCCCTGGGGCACGCCGTTGCTGGAAATCACCCTGGGTCACGTCGAGTTGGAGAGCGAGGTGGAGACCTGGCTGGCGCTGACCGGCGCGGATGTCGCCGCCAGCCTCGATGGCCGGCCGCTGCCGCCCTGGTCGCGCTTCGCCATCGGCGTGGGCCAGCGCCTCGAGCTGGGCTACGCGCGCAGCGGCCTGCGCGCCTACCTGGCGGTGGCCGGCGGCTTTCGCGCCACGGCGGTGCTCGGCAGTGTCAGCACCCAGGTGCGCGAAGGGCTGGGCGGCGTGCACGGCGGCGGCGAACCGCTGCGTGCCGGCGACCTGCTGGCGTGCCGGGCGGCCGGCTTGCCCCGAGGCCTCGGCGTCCCCTGGCGCTACCGGCCGGACTACCGGGCCACGCCCCTGCTGCGGGTGATCACCGGCGGCGATGCCGGCCGCTTCGACGAACGGCAGCTGCAGGCCTTCTTCGCCCGCACCTGGCAGCTCAGCCCGCAGTCCGACCGCATGGGCGCGCGCCTGCTCGGCGAGGCCCTGCAGCCGCCCCGGGGGCAGTGGTCGCAAGGGGTGGCCCGGGGGGCGATCCAGGTGCCGGCCGACGGCCTGCCGATCATCCTGCAGGCCGACCACCAGACCATGGGCGGCTATCCGGTGCTCGGCTGGCTGCACCCGCTCGACCTGGATCGCCTGGCCCAGTGCGCACCTCGTCACCTGCTGCGGTTCACCCCGGTCAGCCTCGCCGACGCCCAGGCCGAGCTGCGGGTGTTCTACCGGTTCTTCGGCCATTGA
- a CDS encoding peptide ABC transporter ATP-binding protein, whose product MNAPAPTESILSARDLTRHYGVSRGLFQPAASVQALNGVSFDLAAGKTLAVVGESGCGKSTLARALTLIEEPSSGSLRIAGQEVAGASKAQRQQLRRDVQMVFQNPYASLNPRQKVGDQLGEPLLINTQLSRGERREKVQAMMQQVGLRPEHYQRYPHMFSGGQRQRIALARAMMLQPRVLVADEPTSALDVSIQAQVLNLFMDLQEEFGTAYVFISHNLSVVRHVADEVLVMYLGRPVEMGPSEAIYTRPLHPYTQALLSATPTIHPDPLKPKIKIAGELPNPLDPPPGCAFHQRCPYADARCRQELPPLRLLEARQVACHHAERINA is encoded by the coding sequence ATGAACGCCCCTGCCCCCACGGAAAGCATCCTCAGCGCCCGCGACCTGACCCGCCACTATGGCGTGTCGCGCGGCCTGTTCCAGCCGGCCGCCAGCGTCCAGGCGCTCAACGGCGTGTCCTTCGACCTGGCGGCCGGCAAGACCCTGGCGGTGGTCGGCGAATCCGGCTGCGGCAAGTCGACCCTGGCCCGCGCCCTGACCCTGATCGAGGAGCCCAGCTCCGGCAGCCTGCGGATCGCCGGCCAGGAAGTCGCCGGCGCCAGCAAGGCCCAGCGCCAGCAGCTGCGCCGCGACGTGCAGATGGTGTTCCAGAATCCCTACGCCTCGCTCAACCCGCGACAGAAGGTCGGCGACCAGCTGGGCGAACCGCTGCTGATCAATACCCAGCTGTCGCGCGGCGAACGGCGCGAGAAGGTCCAGGCGATGATGCAGCAGGTCGGCCTGCGCCCCGAGCACTACCAGCGCTACCCGCACATGTTCTCCGGCGGCCAGCGCCAGCGCATCGCCCTGGCCCGGGCGATGATGCTGCAGCCCAGGGTGCTGGTGGCCGACGAGCCGACCTCGGCCCTGGACGTGTCGATTCAGGCCCAGGTGCTCAACCTGTTCATGGACCTGCAGGAGGAGTTCGGCACCGCTTACGTGTTCATCTCCCACAACCTCTCGGTGGTGCGCCACGTGGCCGACGAGGTGCTGGTGATGTACCTCGGCCGCCCGGTGGAGATGGGCCCCAGCGAGGCCATCTACACCCGCCCGCTGCACCCCTACACCCAGGCCCTGCTCTCGGCCACCCCGACCATCCACCCCGACCCGCTCAAGCCGAAGATCAAGATCGCCGGCGAGCTGCCCAACCCCCTCGACCCGCCGCCGGGCTGCGCCTTCCACCAGCGCTGCCCCTATGCCGACGCGCGTTGCCGCCAGGAGTTGCCGCCGCTGCGCCTGCTCGAGGCGCGCCAGGTGGCCTGCCATCACGCGGAACGGATCAACGCCTAG
- a CDS encoding ABC transporter ATP-binding protein, translated as MSLLQINNLSVRFGDANAVPVVDGLDISVERGEVLAIVGESGSGKSVTMMALMGLIEAPGIVQADSLQFDGTDMLRLKGKQRRHIVGKDLSMVFQDPMTALNPSFTVGFQIEEVLRQHLGLRGRAARQRALELLEKVEIPAAASRLDAYPHQLSGGMSQRVAIAMAIAAEPKLLIADEPTTALDVTIQAQIMELLLNLQREQDMALVLITHDLAVVAETAQRVCVMYAGQAVEVGTVPQLFDAPTHPYTEALLQAIPEHSLGARRLATLPGIVPGRYDRPRGCLLAPRCPYAQARCREQRPALEAHGRGAVRCFFPLNLTDEVA; from the coding sequence ATGAGCCTTTTGCAGATCAACAATCTCAGCGTGCGCTTCGGCGACGCCAACGCCGTGCCGGTGGTCGACGGTCTGGATATCAGCGTCGAGCGCGGCGAGGTGCTGGCCATAGTCGGCGAGTCCGGCTCGGGCAAATCGGTGACCATGATGGCGCTGATGGGCCTGATCGAGGCCCCGGGCATCGTCCAGGCCGACAGCCTGCAGTTCGACGGCACCGACATGCTGCGCCTGAAGGGCAAGCAGCGCCGGCACATCGTCGGCAAGGACCTGTCGATGGTCTTCCAGGACCCGATGACCGCGCTCAACCCCAGCTTCACCGTGGGCTTCCAGATCGAGGAAGTGCTGCGCCAGCACCTTGGCCTCAGGGGCAGGGCGGCCCGCCAACGGGCCCTGGAACTGCTGGAGAAGGTCGAGATCCCCGCCGCCGCCAGCCGTCTGGACGCCTACCCGCACCAGCTCTCCGGCGGCATGAGCCAGCGCGTGGCGATCGCCATGGCGATCGCCGCCGAACCCAAGCTGCTGATCGCCGACGAGCCGACCACGGCACTGGACGTGACCATCCAGGCACAGATCATGGAGCTGCTGCTCAACCTGCAGCGCGAGCAGGACATGGCCCTGGTGTTGATCACCCACGACCTGGCGGTGGTCGCCGAGACCGCCCAGCGGGTCTGCGTGATGTACGCCGGCCAGGCGGTGGAAGTAGGCACCGTACCGCAGTTGTTCGACGCCCCCACTCACCCCTATACCGAGGCGCTGCTCCAGGCGATTCCCGAGCACAGCCTGGGCGCCCGGCGCCTGGCCACCCTGCCCGGCATCGTCCCGGGCCGCTACGACCGACCCCGGGGCTGCCTGCTGGCTCCGCGCTGCCCCTATGCCCAGGCACGCTGCCGCGAGCAGCGCCCGGCCCTGGAGGCCCACGGACGGGGCGCTGTGCGCTGCTTCTTCCCCCTCAACCTGACTGACGAGGTGGCCTGA